One genomic region from Kamptonema formosum PCC 6407 encodes:
- a CDS encoding SPFH domain-containing protein, which produces MSQYILAILTAIIIGYAVNSSVRVISGGEEGLVERLGQYKRTIKSGLNFIIPLIEKVVYVDTTRERVLDVEPQPTITKDNVALEVDAVLYWRILTLRKAYYEVQDIEAAIGNMVLTTLRSEIGQWEMKQTLSRTDIISKNLLSKLDQATANWGVKIIRVEIQSITPPKVVRESMELERAAESEKQAMITKAEGKAASIERLATALNLEPNSEEFRKFLIAQTYVEANSKLSESANSKIIFMDPKALSEAISGLMGESENNT; this is translated from the coding sequence ATGAGTCAGTATATCCTGGCTATTCTCACCGCGATTATCATCGGCTACGCTGTAAATTCGTCTGTGAGAGTGATCAGCGGAGGTGAGGAAGGTTTAGTCGAACGTTTGGGCCAATACAAGCGAACAATCAAATCTGGACTCAATTTTATCATTCCGTTGATAGAAAAGGTCGTTTACGTAGATACAACGCGGGAACGGGTTTTAGATGTAGAACCTCAACCGACTATTACTAAAGATAATGTAGCTCTAGAAGTAGATGCCGTACTATATTGGCGGATTTTGACTTTGAGGAAAGCTTATTATGAAGTCCAAGATATTGAGGCGGCAATTGGGAATATGGTTTTAACTACCCTTCGCTCTGAAATTGGGCAATGGGAAATGAAGCAGACTCTTTCTCGAACTGATATCATTAGTAAAAACTTGCTAAGTAAATTGGATCAGGCTACGGCGAATTGGGGTGTAAAGATTATCCGCGTTGAAATTCAAAGTATTACTCCTCCTAAAGTTGTCCGGGAATCGATGGAGTTGGAACGGGCTGCGGAGAGCGAAAAACAAGCTATGATTACTAAAGCTGAGGGTAAAGCGGCATCTATTGAACGTCTTGCTACAGCTTTAAATTTAGAGCCGAATAGTGAAGAGTTTAGAAAATTTTTGATTGCTCAAACGTATGTAGAAGCCAATAGCAAATTGAGTGAAAGTGCCAATTCAAAAATAATTTTTATGGACCCCAAAGCGTTATCAGAGGCTATTAGTGGGTTGATGGGAGAGTCAGAGAATAATACTTAA
- a CDS encoding dihydroorotase, with amino-acid sequence MPTPSSLLIRRARILLPNGELMTGDVGICGGEIVQVASEIPSLDGGVDREIDANGLTLLPGVIDPQVHFREPGLEHKEDLFTASSACAKGGVTSFLEMPNTRPLTTTQAALDDKLRRAAEKCLVNYGFFIGATAENLPDLLDAHPTPGIKIFMGSMHGPLLVGGEEKLEAIFSNGKRLIAVHAEDQARIEQRRQEFAGSIDPAIHSQIQDNEAALLATKLALKLSHKYQRRLHILHLSTGEEAELLREDKPSWVTAEVTPQHLLLNTSAYQQIGTLAQMNPPLRSPQDNQILWQALLDGVIDFIATDHAPHTLEEKAKVYPNTPSGMPGVETSLPLMLTQAMEGKCTVAQVANWMSAAVAKAYKIPNKGAIAAGYDADLVLVDLENYRPVLREELLTKCGWSPFEGWNLTGWPSVTIVGGQVVYEQGKLNTNVRGKALTFDPD; translated from the coding sequence ATGCCAACACCGTCAAGCCTGCTTATTCGCCGCGCTCGTATCCTTTTACCTAACGGTGAGTTGATGACGGGCGATGTTGGGATATGCGGTGGAGAAATAGTCCAAGTCGCGTCTGAAATCCCTAGCCTTGATGGAGGTGTTGACAGAGAAATAGACGCGAATGGTTTAACTTTGTTACCAGGAGTTATTGACCCGCAAGTACACTTCCGAGAACCAGGGTTAGAACACAAGGAAGATTTGTTTACAGCTAGCAGTGCTTGTGCAAAGGGTGGCGTGACATCATTTCTAGAAATGCCAAATACGCGGCCGCTGACTACTACTCAAGCTGCTTTAGATGATAAGCTCAGGCGTGCCGCTGAAAAGTGTTTAGTTAATTATGGTTTTTTTATCGGCGCAACTGCTGAAAATTTGCCCGATCTACTAGATGCTCATCCGACACCAGGGATTAAGATTTTTATGGGTTCGATGCACGGCCCGTTATTGGTGGGTGGGGAAGAGAAGTTAGAGGCAATTTTTAGTAATGGCAAGCGGTTAATTGCCGTTCATGCTGAAGACCAAGCTAGAATTGAACAAAGGCGGCAGGAATTTGCAGGAAGTATAGATCCTGCTATCCACTCACAAATTCAGGACAATGAAGCGGCTTTATTAGCGACTAAGTTGGCTTTAAAATTATCGCATAAATATCAAAGACGGCTGCATATACTGCATTTATCGACTGGGGAAGAAGCCGAGTTATTGCGTGAAGATAAACCGAGTTGGGTAACGGCAGAAGTTACGCCACAACACTTGTTGTTAAATACAAGTGCTTATCAGCAAATTGGGACGCTAGCTCAGATGAATCCGCCTCTACGATCGCCGCAAGATAACCAAATTCTCTGGCAAGCTTTACTGGACGGCGTAATTGATTTTATCGCCACAGATCACGCACCCCATACTTTAGAAGAAAAGGCTAAAGTTTATCCAAATACGCCTTCAGGGATGCCTGGAGTTGAGACTTCTTTGCCTTTAATGCTGACGCAAGCTATGGAGGGAAAATGTACAGTTGCCCAAGTTGCTAACTGGATGTCTGCGGCTGTAGCTAAGGCTTATAAGATTCCGAATAAGGGTGCGATCGCGGCTGGTTATGATGCGGATTTAGTGTTAGTAGACTTAGAGAATTATCGCCCTGTTTTGCGGGAAGAATTATTGACAAAGTGTGGTTGGAGTCCCTTTGAAGGCTGGAATTTGACTGGGTGGCCGAGCGTGACTATCGTGGGAGGTCAAGTAGTTTATGAACAAGGGAAATTGAATACAAATGTTAGGGGAAAAGCCTTGACATTCGATCCAGATTAA
- a CDS encoding gluconeogenesis factor YvcK family protein yields MSISSLPKALRALVKAKQTFALHPDRSSRSYRVGRVYQWFKWLAPGLLVKRWLLLSAGGVILTSLGLAIWTGMTPIFYTLQFLKHFLGWITAVVPNYISGPLMLIGGILFILWGQNRSLNSITSVLMPEGDEELVDRLLNHRRLHRGPKIVAIGGGTGLSTLLRGLKDYSANITAIVTVADDGGSSGRLRREIGVLPPGDIRNCLAALADEEKLLTELFQYRFRAGDGLVGHSFGNLFLTAMSDIAGDLEQAIAASSKVLAVRGQVLPATLSDVHLWAELADGRRIDGESSITEANGKILKIGCTPANPPALPRALQAIKEADYIIIGPGSLYTSVIPNLLVSEIAEAIASRQVPRIYVCNIMTQPGETQGYTVADHIRAIDNACGQQLFDAVVVQRKVPSAKAIIRYSLEGCNPVILDREEITRLGRRIVFTNVMDEDEKTGLVRHNSQRLARVLLRWYSKAQNN; encoded by the coding sequence ATGTCAATTAGTTCGCTTCCTAAAGCTCTCCGCGCCCTTGTTAAAGCAAAACAGACCTTTGCTCTGCATCCTGACCGTTCCAGCCGCTCATACCGTGTTGGTCGCGTGTACCAGTGGTTTAAGTGGTTGGCCCCTGGATTGCTGGTGAAACGCTGGCTGCTTTTAAGTGCGGGGGGCGTAATCCTCACCAGTCTGGGCCTAGCGATTTGGACTGGAATGACCCCAATTTTTTACACCCTTCAGTTCCTCAAACATTTTTTGGGATGGATTACGGCCGTCGTACCCAATTATATCTCCGGCCCACTGATGCTCATCGGGGGTATTCTTTTCATCCTTTGGGGTCAAAACCGTAGCTTGAACTCGATTACAAGCGTGCTGATGCCAGAAGGGGACGAGGAATTGGTCGATCGCCTTCTCAATCACCGCCGCTTGCACCGAGGGCCGAAGATTGTGGCGATCGGTGGTGGTACAGGTCTTTCTACTTTGTTGAGGGGACTTAAAGATTACAGCGCTAATATTACAGCGATCGTCACCGTAGCAGATGACGGCGGCTCTTCTGGGCGATTGCGCCGGGAAATTGGGGTTTTGCCACCGGGAGATATTCGCAACTGTTTGGCAGCTTTGGCAGATGAAGAAAAGTTATTAACTGAATTGTTTCAATATCGGTTTCGGGCCGGTGACGGTTTAGTTGGTCACAGTTTTGGGAATTTATTTTTAACGGCGATGAGCGATATTGCTGGAGATTTGGAACAGGCGATCGCAGCTAGTTCTAAAGTCTTAGCCGTTAGAGGACAAGTACTCCCTGCTACTCTCAGCGACGTTCATCTGTGGGCGGAATTAGCCGACGGTCGCAGAATTGATGGCGAATCCAGCATTACAGAAGCTAATGGTAAAATTCTCAAAATTGGCTGCACTCCGGCTAATCCTCCAGCATTGCCAAGAGCTTTACAAGCAATTAAAGAAGCTGATTATATTATTATTGGCCCTGGTAGTCTCTACACGAGTGTAATTCCGAATCTTTTAGTATCTGAAATCGCAGAGGCGATCGCATCTCGCCAAGTTCCCCGCATTTATGTCTGCAACATTATGACCCAACCCGGCGAAACTCAAGGATATACTGTCGCCGACCACATCCGCGCTATTGATAACGCCTGCGGTCAACAGCTATTTGATGCAGTAGTAGTACAACGCAAAGTTCCTTCTGCAAAAGCCATAATTCGCTACTCTCTAGAAGGCTGCAATCCAGTTATTTTAGACCGCGAGGAAATCACGAGATTAGGACGGAGAATAGTTTTCACTAATGTTATGGATGAAGATGAGAAAACTGGTTTAGTGCGGCACAATTCTCAGCGGTTAGCAAGAGTCCTGTTACGATGGTACAGCAAGGCTCAAAATAATTAA
- a CDS encoding histidine phosphatase family protein — translation MSTRVILVRHGQSSFNKERRIQGRLDKSVLTEKGCTAANQVGAILGSIAFESAYCSPLQRAKQTAEIILSCFDTPPPLQATEQIMEIDLPLWAGMLRQDVLDKFPEDYRCWQEKPDKFSMVVSSNEGQIEYFPVLAVFESARRFWQDVLPRHNGGTILVVAHNGINRALIGTALGIPPAYYHSIQQSNCGITVLNFAPPLATGDLGAVQLESMNLTSHVGEIFPKPRENHHGPRLLLVRHGETDWNKAGKFQGQIDVPLNDNGREQSRRAAEFLKEVKLDFAISSSMLRPKETAEIILQHHPEIELQLNNELREISHGLWEGKFESEIEQSYPGLLDEWKTAPQNVQMPEGENLQQVWERAIAAWQKIVASASGTGIVVAHDAINKAILCHLFGLEPEHFWKFKQGNGAVTVIDYPNGPEGLPVLQAMNITTHLSGGILDKTAAGAL, via the coding sequence CTGAGTACCCGCGTAATCCTAGTCCGTCACGGCCAAAGCAGCTTCAACAAAGAGCGCCGCATCCAAGGCCGTCTCGATAAATCCGTATTGACAGAAAAAGGCTGCACTGCCGCCAATCAAGTAGGCGCTATACTGGGATCTATCGCCTTTGAAAGTGCCTATTGCAGCCCCTTGCAACGGGCAAAACAAACAGCCGAAATCATCCTCTCCTGCTTTGACACCCCACCCCCTTTGCAGGCAACAGAGCAAATCATGGAAATAGATTTGCCCCTCTGGGCAGGGATGTTACGCCAAGATGTACTAGACAAATTCCCAGAAGACTACCGCTGCTGGCAAGAAAAACCAGACAAATTTTCGATGGTGGTGTCATCAAATGAAGGACAAATCGAATACTTTCCCGTATTAGCAGTCTTTGAAAGTGCTCGCCGATTTTGGCAAGATGTTCTGCCCCGCCACAACGGAGGCACAATTTTAGTAGTAGCCCACAATGGTATTAACCGCGCTTTAATCGGTACTGCCTTGGGCATTCCCCCTGCTTACTACCATTCCATCCAGCAATCTAACTGCGGTATAACTGTTCTGAATTTTGCACCCCCGTTAGCTACTGGGGATTTAGGTGCAGTCCAGCTAGAATCAATGAATCTCACTTCCCACGTTGGCGAAATTTTCCCTAAACCCAGGGAAAATCATCACGGCCCGCGTTTGTTGCTAGTGCGTCACGGCGAAACCGACTGGAATAAAGCTGGCAAGTTTCAAGGACAAATTGATGTTCCTCTCAATGACAATGGTAGAGAACAGTCGCGGCGGGCTGCTGAGTTTCTCAAAGAGGTTAAACTAGATTTTGCGATTAGTAGTTCCATGCTGCGCCCGAAGGAAACCGCTGAGATTATCCTGCAACATCATCCAGAGATAGAATTGCAGCTAAATAATGAACTCAGAGAAATTAGTCATGGACTTTGGGAAGGAAAGTTTGAAAGTGAAATTGAGCAATCCTATCCGGGTCTTTTAGATGAGTGGAAAACGGCTCCCCAAAATGTGCAAATGCCAGAAGGAGAAAATTTGCAGCAAGTTTGGGAAAGAGCGATCGCAGCTTGGCAAAAAATCGTTGCCTCTGCTTCTGGTACTGGCATTGTTGTCGCCCACGACGCGATTAATAAAGCTATTCTCTGTCATTTGTTTGGCTTAGAACCGGAGCATTTTTGGAAGTTTAAGCAGGGAAATGGGGCCGTCACTGTAATTGATTATCCCAATGGCCCAGAGGGTCTACCGGTGTTGCAAGCGATGAATATTACTACTCACTTGTCAGGAGGTATCCTTGACAAAACTGCCGCAGGAGCTCTGTAA
- a CDS encoding dihydroorotase: protein MNCELLQQVRVLDPVSGTDKIADVLIANGDIKTIQESISDWPPDTQVRECQGLILGPGLVDIYSHSGEPGFEERETLESLIKAAVAGGFTRLAILPTTTPPLDRPGGLALLKSKVSNPQARIQFWGALTLGLEGQQMAELADLADSGVIGFTDGLPLSNLALVRRLLEYVKPFDLPVAFWPCDRRLAGNGAAREGVQSITLGLPGNPAIAETSALAALLELVEATGTPVHIMRVSCDRSVELIKTAKKRGLPVTASTTWMHLLLNTDAIAGIGEWGSGGAGEMGSRGAGEQGSGGDGEWGRFSFPYDPSLRLEPPLGNPDDQLALIRGVKEGAIDAIAIDHSPYTYEEKTVAFADAPPGAIGLELALSLLWHKLVETGQLSALELWRVLSAGPSLCIRQTPAVAVPGISAELTLFNPQQSWKVEQASLKSLSVNTPWLGQQLIGKVVKTWNRQGG, encoded by the coding sequence ATGAATTGTGAACTGCTGCAACAAGTGCGGGTGTTAGATCCCGTTTCTGGAACCGATAAAATTGCTGATGTTCTGATCGCAAACGGTGATATTAAAACAATTCAGGAAAGTATTTCTGACTGGCCGCCAGATACTCAAGTACGGGAATGCCAAGGTCTAATTTTAGGGCCTGGATTGGTGGATATTTACAGCCACAGCGGGGAACCGGGGTTTGAAGAACGGGAAACTCTGGAATCTTTAATCAAAGCTGCGGTGGCTGGTGGGTTTACGCGGTTGGCGATTTTACCGACGACGACACCGCCGTTAGATCGTCCGGGGGGTTTAGCTTTGCTAAAATCTAAAGTCTCCAATCCGCAGGCTCGAATCCAATTCTGGGGTGCTCTTACCTTGGGTTTAGAAGGGCAACAGATGGCAGAGCTGGCAGATTTGGCGGATTCGGGGGTAATCGGGTTTACTGATGGTTTGCCGCTGTCTAATCTGGCTCTAGTGAGACGTTTGTTGGAATATGTGAAGCCTTTTGATTTGCCTGTGGCTTTTTGGCCGTGCGATCGCAGATTAGCAGGAAATGGGGCTGCCCGTGAGGGAGTGCAGTCAATTACTTTGGGTTTGCCCGGAAATCCCGCGATCGCAGAAACTTCGGCTTTAGCAGCTTTATTGGAATTAGTTGAGGCGACGGGTACTCCTGTCCATATTATGCGCGTTTCTTGCGATCGCAGTGTCGAACTCATTAAAACCGCTAAGAAACGAGGATTACCTGTAACTGCGAGTACAACTTGGATGCACTTATTGTTAAATACGGATGCGATCGCCGGGATTGGGGAGTGGGGGAGCGGAGGAGCGGGGGAGATGGGGAGCAGGGGAGCGGGGGAGCAGGGGAGCGGGGGAGATGGGGAGTGGGGGAGATTTTCCTTTCCTTATGACCCTAGTTTACGCTTAGAACCACCTTTAGGTAATCCTGATGACCAATTAGCGTTAATTCGAGGGGTGAAGGAGGGAGCGATCGATGCGATCGCTATTGACCACAGTCCCTATACTTATGAAGAAAAGACCGTTGCCTTTGCAGATGCTCCCCCAGGGGCGATCGGCTTAGAATTAGCATTGTCTTTACTGTGGCATAAATTAGTTGAGACAGGCCAATTGTCTGCTTTGGAATTGTGGCGGGTTTTAAGTGCAGGGCCATCCCTTTGTATCAGACAAACTCCCGCCGTCGCAGTACCCGGAATCTCTGCGGAATTGACTTTGTTTAACCCTCAACAGAGTTGGAAAGTCGAACAGGCAAGCCTCAAATCCCTCTCTGTAAATACCCCTTGGTTAGGTCAACAACTTATCGGCAAAGTTGTGAAAACATGGAACCGCCAAGGCGGTTAG
- a CDS encoding bifunctional alanine racemase/tRNA (adenosine(37)-N6)-threonylcarbamoyltransferase complex ATPase subunit type 1 TsaE has product MKISLPNAEATRCLGMALGRSLPPGSVILLEGDLGAGKTSLVQGIGAGLGIKDSIDSPTFTIINEYLDGRVPLYHLDLYRLEIREVETLNLQAYWEGIEMPLGIVAIEWAERLQYKPDNYLQICLTYQDRGRQVEIVGIGELADFKLEI; this is encoded by the coding sequence ATGAAAATCTCTCTGCCAAATGCTGAGGCCACGCGCTGTTTAGGGATGGCATTGGGGAGATCGCTCCCCCCAGGTAGCGTAATTTTATTAGAAGGAGATTTAGGTGCGGGCAAAACTAGCCTAGTTCAAGGAATCGGTGCAGGATTGGGAATTAAAGACTCGATTGATAGTCCCACTTTTACCATAATTAATGAGTATTTAGATGGTCGCGTTCCTCTTTATCACTTGGATTTGTATCGATTGGAAATTAGGGAAGTGGAGACATTAAATTTACAAGCTTACTGGGAAGGGATAGAAATGCCTCTGGGAATTGTGGCCATTGAATGGGCAGAAAGGTTACAATATAAACCTGATAATTATTTGCAGATTTGTTTGACTTATCAGGATCGGGGGCGGCAAGTTGAGATAGTTGGGATTGGAGAATTAGCGGATTTTAAATTGGAGATTTGA
- the lepB gene encoding signal peptidase I produces the protein MPRPDKPAADDNSSQDRENPWIEGLKTIGLAAVLAFGIRTLVAEARYIPTGSMLPTLQINDRLIIDKLSYRFQEPERGDIVVFMPPDSASLCTGQPPPLKDAYIKRVIGLPGEQVEVKEGKVYINNQPIQEKYIEEIPHYPYGPAIVPKNSYLVLGDNRNASCDSHYWGFVPSGNIIGRAVVRFWPPNRAGYVNPDPLYPTKTK, from the coding sequence ATGCCTCGTCCAGACAAGCCAGCAGCAGATGATAATTCCTCTCAAGACCGCGAAAATCCCTGGATAGAAGGACTCAAGACGATTGGCTTAGCAGCAGTCTTGGCCTTTGGCATCCGTACCTTAGTTGCTGAAGCTCGCTACATTCCTACAGGCTCAATGCTGCCAACGTTGCAGATTAACGATCGCCTGATTATAGATAAGCTGAGTTACCGCTTTCAAGAGCCGGAACGGGGAGATATTGTGGTATTCATGCCTCCCGACTCTGCGAGTCTGTGTACGGGACAGCCACCCCCACTGAAAGATGCTTATATTAAGCGAGTAATCGGACTACCTGGAGAACAGGTGGAGGTTAAGGAGGGAAAGGTCTACATCAATAATCAGCCTATTCAGGAAAAGTATATTGAAGAAATCCCGCATTACCCCTATGGGCCTGCGATCGTACCCAAAAATTCTTACTTAGTGCTCGGCGACAACCGCAATGCTAGCTGTGACAGCCATTACTGGGGTTTTGTCCCTAGCGGCAATATCATCGGCCGTGCAGTTGTGCGTTTTTGGCCTCCTAATCGTGCTGGATATGTAAATCCCGATCCTCTCTATCCCACTAAAACGAAATAG
- the folP gene encoding dihydropteroate synthase: MTNPKLTIRSKSFEWYKRTYIMGVLNVTPDSFSDGGQFNTLESATAQAQKMVENGVDIIDIGGQSTRPGASEITLEEELNRVIPLVEILRSRENICATVPISVDTTRAAVAKAAIEAGADIINDISAATFDLEMLPTAAKLGVPIILMHIRGTPQTMQQLIDYQDLIGEIYQFLEGRVAAAIAAGINKLNIIIDPGIGFAKSYNQNLKILRELPTFQYLGCPILVGVSRKSFIGHILNQPDPQQRIWGTAAACTSAIARGADILRVHDVKEMRDVCQVADAIFRR, from the coding sequence ATGACTAACCCAAAATTGACAATTAGAAGTAAATCTTTTGAGTGGTATAAACGCACTTATATCATGGGAGTGCTGAATGTCACCCCTGATAGTTTTAGCGATGGCGGTCAATTTAACACCCTAGAATCTGCCACAGCACAAGCTCAGAAAATGGTAGAAAATGGTGTTGATATTATCGACATTGGCGGCCAATCAACTCGGCCGGGGGCTTCTGAAATTACCCTAGAAGAAGAACTAAATCGAGTTATTCCCTTAGTAGAAATCTTGCGCTCTAGGGAAAATATTTGCGCTACAGTGCCGATTTCTGTTGATACAACACGCGCCGCTGTTGCCAAAGCTGCGATCGAGGCCGGCGCTGATATAATTAATGATATTTCCGCTGCTACTTTTGACTTAGAAATGTTGCCAACGGCTGCAAAATTGGGAGTTCCAATTATATTAATGCACATTCGAGGTACGCCGCAGACAATGCAACAATTAATAGATTATCAAGATTTAATTGGGGAAATTTATCAGTTTTTAGAGGGTCGAGTTGCAGCAGCAATTGCCGCCGGAATTAATAAACTTAATATCATTATAGACCCTGGAATTGGTTTTGCCAAGAGTTATAACCAAAACTTAAAAATATTACGGGAGTTACCAACGTTTCAGTATTTAGGTTGTCCGATTTTAGTTGGTGTATCTCGCAAAAGCTTTATCGGTCATATTTTAAACCAACCTGACCCTCAACAGAGAATCTGGGGGACAGCGGCGGCTTGTACAAGTGCGATCGCGCGTGGCGCTGATATTCTCAGAGTTCATGACGTTAAAGAAATGCGCGACGTTTGTCAAGTTGCTGATGCTATATTTAGAAGGTAA